A stretch of Aureispira sp. CCB-E DNA encodes these proteins:
- the hisA gene encoding 1-(5-phosphoribosyl)-5-[(5-phosphoribosylamino)methylideneamino]imidazole-4-carboxamide isomerase yields MKIIPAIDIINGQCVRLTQGDYEQKKVYNTNPVEVAKSFEDAGIQQLHLVDLDGAKAKHIVNASVLENIVKETNLRIDFGGGIKSDKDLNVAFYAGASQITAGSIAVSNPELVSRWIEVYGADKIILGADVKGGKIAVHGWQKESSEELFPFLENYLKKGIEYCICTDVAKDGLLQGTSVGLYETIIKRFPKVKLIASGGVNSIQEIERLEELGCHGVIIGKAIYEGKIKLKELEKFIVSC; encoded by the coding sequence ATAAAAATTATACCTGCAATAGATATTATTAATGGTCAATGTGTGCGCTTGACACAAGGAGATTATGAACAAAAAAAAGTATACAATACCAATCCTGTAGAGGTCGCCAAATCGTTTGAAGATGCTGGCATTCAGCAGTTGCACTTGGTAGATTTGGATGGAGCCAAAGCGAAGCATATTGTTAATGCTAGTGTTTTAGAAAATATCGTCAAAGAAACCAATTTGAGGATTGACTTTGGGGGAGGAATTAAATCGGATAAAGACCTTAATGTTGCCTTTTATGCAGGAGCAAGTCAAATTACAGCGGGAAGCATTGCGGTCTCCAATCCTGAGTTAGTAAGTCGCTGGATAGAAGTTTATGGAGCCGATAAGATTATATTGGGAGCCGATGTCAAAGGAGGGAAAATAGCTGTTCATGGTTGGCAAAAAGAAAGTTCAGAAGAGTTGTTTCCTTTTTTAGAGAACTATTTAAAAAAGGGAATAGAATACTGTATTTGTACGGATGTGGCCAAAGATGGTTTGTTACAAGGAACATCTGTTGGCTTATATGAGACTATTATCAAGCGTTTTCCTAAGGTAAAATTGATTGCTAGTGGAGGCGTCAATTCGATTCAGGAGATTGAGCGTTTAGAGGAGTTAGGCTGTCATGGAGTGATTATAGGTAAGGCGATTTATGAAGGAAAAATTAAATTAAAAGAACTCGAAAAATTCATAGTATCATGTTGA
- the hisB gene encoding bifunctional histidinol-phosphatase/imidazoleglycerol-phosphate dehydratase HisB, translated as MSKKVLFIDRDGTIVIEPPIDYQLDSLEKLEYYPKVFQYLSKIAVELDYELVMVTNQDGLGTDSFPEATFWPAQNKIIQAFKNEGIVFGEVLIDRSFPADNAPTRKPRTGLLTQYLEGDYDLENSFVIGDRLTDMKLAKNLGAKGIWLNPSELGKEECAARVEQLKQTIQLTTKDWQEVYECLKLPSRMVQIERNTKETQIKIQLNLDGTAKANNQTGIRFFDHMLDQLARHAGIDLEVLVEGDLDVDEHHTIEDTAIALGEAFRKALGNKKGIERYGFCLPMDDCLAQVALDFGGRNWIVWEAEFKREMVGKMPTEMFFHFFKSFSDAARCNLNIQANGTNEHHKIEAIFKAWAKAIKMAIKRDVYNQRLPSTKGVL; from the coding sequence ATGAGCAAAAAAGTATTATTTATAGACAGAGATGGCACTATAGTAATTGAGCCACCTATTGATTATCAGTTGGATAGTTTGGAGAAACTAGAGTATTACCCTAAAGTATTTCAATACCTTTCTAAAATAGCAGTGGAATTAGATTATGAGTTAGTTATGGTAACCAATCAAGATGGTTTGGGAACAGATTCTTTTCCAGAAGCAACATTTTGGCCTGCTCAGAATAAAATCATTCAAGCTTTTAAAAATGAGGGAATTGTGTTTGGTGAGGTTTTGATTGATCGTTCTTTTCCTGCTGATAATGCGCCAACTAGAAAGCCTAGAACGGGCTTGTTGACCCAATACCTAGAAGGGGATTATGATTTGGAAAATTCCTTTGTAATAGGAGATCGCTTGACCGATATGAAGTTGGCTAAGAATCTAGGCGCAAAAGGAATTTGGTTAAATCCTTCGGAGTTGGGAAAAGAAGAGTGTGCGGCAAGAGTGGAGCAATTAAAACAGACGATTCAACTAACCACCAAGGATTGGCAAGAGGTTTATGAGTGTTTAAAATTACCATCTAGGATGGTGCAAATAGAGCGAAATACCAAAGAGACTCAAATTAAAATCCAGTTGAATTTAGATGGAACCGCTAAGGCCAATAATCAGACAGGAATTCGCTTTTTCGACCATATGTTAGATCAACTGGCACGTCATGCGGGAATTGATTTAGAGGTATTGGTTGAGGGAGATTTGGATGTGGATGAACATCACACGATTGAAGATACAGCCATAGCTTTGGGCGAAGCATTTAGAAAGGCTTTGGGTAATAAAAAGGGAATAGAACGTTATGGTTTTTGCTTGCCAATGGATGATTGTCTAGCGCAAGTGGCATTGGATTTTGGAGGACGAAATTGGATCGTCTGGGAAGCAGAGTTTAAGCGAGAAATGGTTGGGAAAATGCCTACAGAAATGTTTTTTCACTTTTTTAAGTCTTTTTCTGATGCGGCACGTTGCAATTTGAATATTCAAGCTAATGGAACGAATGAGCACCACAAGATAGAAGCCATTTTTAAGGCTTGGGCAAAGGCTATCAAGATGGCTATCAAGCGAGATGTTTACAACCAGCGTTTGCCTTCAACGAAAGGAGTATTGTAA
- the hisH gene encoding imidazole glycerol phosphate synthase subunit HisH, with protein MKVAIIDYNAGNTRSVQFALERLGVVPILTKEAAVLSEADKVIFPGVGAANSTMAYLEQTGLDVVIKNLKKPVLGICLGMQLLCDFSEEGNVKGLGIFPQQVKRFMPQKGMKVPHMGWNQLSCEPTALLEGVASGSYVYFVHGYYVEVSVHTIARCNYGGAFSAALHKDNFYATQFHPEKSGSVGAKILKNFIDL; from the coding sequence ATGAAAGTAGCAATTATAGATTATAATGCAGGAAATACCCGTTCGGTACAATTTGCGTTGGAACGTTTGGGGGTAGTACCCATTTTGACAAAAGAAGCTGCTGTTCTTTCTGAGGCAGACAAAGTAATTTTTCCTGGAGTTGGTGCCGCCAATTCAACTATGGCTTATTTAGAGCAAACAGGTTTGGATGTGGTGATTAAAAATTTGAAAAAGCCTGTATTGGGAATCTGTTTAGGGATGCAATTGCTTTGCGATTTTTCGGAAGAAGGAAATGTCAAAGGTTTAGGAATTTTTCCACAACAGGTGAAACGTTTTATGCCTCAAAAAGGAATGAAAGTGCCACACATGGGATGGAATCAACTGTCTTGTGAGCCTACAGCCTTGTTAGAGGGAGTTGCTTCGGGGAGCTATGTATACTTTGTACACGGCTACTATGTAGAGGTAAGTGTCCATACAATCGCCCGTTGTAATTATGGAGGAGCATTTAGCGCAGCGTTACACAAAGATAATTTTTATGCGACACAATTTCATCCTGAAAAGTCGGGAAGTGTTGGCGCAAAAATTTTAAAAAACTTTATAGACTTATAA
- the hisF gene encoding imidazole glycerol phosphate synthase subunit HisF: protein MLTKRIIPCLDIKDGRTVKGVNFVGLRDAGDPIELAKKYTEAGADELVFLDITASHEKRKTLVDLVEKVAQAISIPFTVGGGISTVEDVARLLQAGADKITINSAAVRQPNLIQELANCFGSQCVVVAIDAKLENGHWRVYTGGGRQKSDWELLAWAKEAEQLGAGEILFTSMDHDGTKKGFANELLALLSKELTIPIIASGGAGNLGHFKDAFEVGLADAALAASIFHFEEISIPELKNYLNQHKIAVRL, encoded by the coding sequence ATGTTGACAAAACGAATTATTCCCTGTTTAGATATAAAAGATGGGCGAACGGTAAAAGGGGTTAATTTTGTAGGTTTAAGAGATGCTGGTGACCCCATTGAATTGGCAAAAAAATACACAGAAGCAGGGGCAGATGAACTGGTGTTTTTGGATATAACGGCTAGTCATGAAAAACGAAAAACATTAGTGGATTTGGTGGAAAAAGTAGCACAAGCTATTTCAATTCCTTTTACGGTTGGCGGTGGAATTAGCACGGTTGAAGATGTAGCACGTCTATTGCAAGCGGGAGCGGATAAAATTACAATTAATTCTGCTGCGGTTCGCCAACCTAATTTGATTCAAGAGCTAGCAAATTGCTTTGGAAGCCAATGTGTCGTGGTGGCAATAGATGCTAAGTTAGAAAACGGTCACTGGCGTGTTTATACAGGAGGAGGTCGTCAAAAGAGTGACTGGGAATTACTGGCTTGGGCAAAAGAAGCAGAGCAACTGGGAGCGGGTGAAATTTTATTTACCTCTATGGACCACGATGGGACTAAAAAAGGCTTTGCCAATGAGCTATTGGCTTTGTTGTCAAAAGAGCTGACCATTCCTATTATTGCTTCTGGAGGAGCTGGAAATTTAGGGCATTTTAAAGATGCTTTTGAGGTAGGATTAGCCGATGCGGCTTTGGCCGCTAGTATTTTTCATTTTGAAGAAATTAGCATC